A stretch of Haemophilus influenzae DNA encodes these proteins:
- the hisG gene encoding ATP phosphoribosyltransferase, with protein MTNTTMQPNRLRIALQKKGRLSQDCAILLKQCGVKINWNEQRLIAYAENLPIEILRVRDDDIPGLIFDGVVDLGIIGENVLEEEELGRRAANETVTYKKLRQLDFGDCRLSLAVDRDCHYENVKDLANRRIATSYPHLLKRYMNENGVSFKSCLLNGSVEVAPSAGIAYAICDLVSSGATLEANGLKEVDVIYRSKACLIQRAEPLESTKQALVDKLLTRIQGVQQAAESKYIMLHAPKEKLEKITALLPGVENPTILPLASDTTRVAMHVVSQENLFWETMEQLKEAGASSILVLPIEKMME; from the coding sequence ATGACAAACACAACAATGCAACCAAACCGCCTTCGTATTGCTTTGCAAAAAAAAGGGCGTTTAAGCCAGGATTGTGCCATATTACTTAAACAATGTGGCGTGAAAATTAATTGGAATGAACAACGTTTAATCGCTTATGCGGAAAATTTGCCGATTGAAATTCTTCGCGTACGTGATGATGATATTCCTGGATTGATTTTTGATGGCGTAGTGGATCTTGGGATTATTGGCGAAAATGTGTTAGAAGAGGAAGAGCTTGGTCGCCGTGCAGCAAATGAAACAGTTACATACAAAAAACTTCGCCAACTTGATTTTGGTGATTGTCGTCTATCACTTGCGGTTGATCGCGATTGTCATTATGAGAATGTGAAAGATCTTGCTAATAGGCGTATTGCAACTTCTTACCCGCATTTGCTCAAACGTTATATGAATGAGAATGGGGTGTCGTTTAAAAGTTGTTTATTAAATGGTTCAGTAGAAGTCGCACCTAGTGCGGGTATTGCTTATGCGATTTGCGATTTAGTATCATCAGGGGCAACGCTTGAAGCAAATGGCTTAAAAGAAGTGGACGTGATTTATCGTTCTAAAGCTTGTTTAATTCAGCGTGCTGAACCGCTTGAATCAACTAAACAAGCTCTTGTGGATAAACTACTCACTCGTATTCAAGGTGTACAGCAGGCAGCAGAAAGTAAATATATTATGCTCCACGCTCCGAAAGAAAAACTTGAAAAAATCACTGCGCTTTTACCTGGCGTTGAAAATCCGACCATTTTACCATTAGCCAGTGATACAACTCGGGTAGCAATGCACGTAGTGAGCCAAGAAAATTTATTTTGGGAAACAATGGAACAGTTAAAAGAGGCAGGAGCTAGTTCAATTTTAGTGTTACCAATTGAGAAGATGATGGAGTAA
- a CDS encoding F0F1 ATP synthase subunit epsilon, which produces MATFNLTIVSAEQKIFEGEVKQIQVTGVEGELGILPGHTPLLTAIKPGIVKFTLKDGNEEVIYVSGGFLEVQPNIVTVLADIAIRGSELDADRIHEAKRKAEENIVSRGSDADHDLLVAKLSKELAKLRAYELTEKLLKTRR; this is translated from the coding sequence ATGGCGACATTTAATTTAACAATAGTAAGCGCAGAGCAGAAAATCTTTGAAGGTGAAGTAAAACAAATTCAGGTAACTGGTGTGGAAGGGGAGCTTGGTATTTTGCCCGGACATACGCCATTGCTAACAGCAATTAAGCCTGGGATTGTTAAATTTACTCTTAAAGATGGGAATGAAGAAGTTATCTATGTTTCTGGTGGTTTTTTAGAAGTTCAACCAAATATTGTGACAGTATTAGCAGATATTGCTATTCGAGGTAGTGAATTAGATGCAGATCGTATTCACGAAGCAAAACGTAAAGCAGAAGAAAATATAGTATCTCGCGGATCTGATGCAGATCACGACTTACTTGTTGCAAAACTTTCTAAAGAGTTAGCAAAACTTCGAGCTTATGAACTCACTGAAAAACTATTGAAAACAAGACGATAA
- a CDS encoding aromatic amino acid transporter: protein MNKTVGSTLLVAGTMIGAGMLAMPLTSAGIGFGFTLVLLLGLWALLTFSALLFVELYQTAESDAGIGTLAEQYFGKTGRIIATAVLIIFLYALIAAYISGGGSLLKDLLPESFGDKVSVLLFTVIFGSFIVIGTHSVDKINRVLFFVMLAAFAVVLSLMLPEIKFDNLMATPIDKALIISASPVFFTAFGFHGSIPSLNKYLDGNVKALRFSILVGSAITLCAYILWQLSTHGLLTQNEFLQILKEDATLNGLVKATFAITGSNVIASAVKLFSTLALITSFLGVGLGLLECIEDLLKRSFNVTAGRISLGLLTFIPPLVFALFYPEGFILALGYAGQMFAFYAVVLPVSLVWKARRAHANLPYKVWGGNLTLIIVLVLGVIITSIPFAIRAGYLPFVVG from the coding sequence ATGAACAAAACTGTAGGCAGCACACTTCTTGTTGCTGGTACGATGATTGGCGCGGGAATGTTGGCTATGCCACTCACTTCCGCTGGCATTGGCTTCGGCTTTACTTTAGTCTTGTTATTGGGGCTTTGGGCATTATTAACTTTTAGCGCACTTTTATTCGTTGAACTCTATCAAACTGCGGAAAGTGATGCAGGTATCGGCACACTTGCAGAACAATATTTTGGTAAAACAGGACGCATTATTGCCACAGCCGTGCTAATTATTTTCTTATACGCATTAATTGCCGCTTATATCAGCGGTGGCGGTTCACTACTAAAAGATTTATTACCAGAAAGTTTTGGCGATAAAGTTAGCGTCTTATTATTTACCGTGATTTTCGGTTCATTTATTGTCATCGGCACACATAGCGTAGATAAAATTAATCGCGTGTTATTTTTCGTTATGCTTGCTGCCTTTGCCGTGGTGTTAAGCTTAATGTTGCCAGAAATCAAATTTGATAACTTAATGGCGACGCCAATTGATAAGGCTTTAATTATCTCTGCAAGCCCTGTATTTTTCACGGCGTTTGGTTTCCACGGTTCCATTCCAAGTTTAAATAAATACTTAGATGGCAATGTAAAAGCATTGCGCTTCTCTATTTTGGTCGGCTCTGCCATAACACTTTGTGCTTATATTCTATGGCAACTATCCACGCACGGCTTGCTTACACAAAATGAATTTTTACAAATCTTAAAAGAAGATGCGACTTTAAATGGCTTAGTAAAAGCAACCTTCGCCATCACTGGAAGCAATGTGATCGCAAGTGCGGTAAAATTATTTTCTACATTAGCACTTATCACTTCTTTCTTAGGTGTGGGATTAGGATTGTTAGAATGTATTGAAGATTTACTAAAACGTTCATTTAACGTTACAGCAGGCAGAATTTCACTTGGTTTACTGACTTTTATTCCACCACTTGTTTTTGCATTATTTTACCCAGAAGGTTTTATTTTAGCACTAGGCTACGCAGGTCAAATGTTTGCATTCTACGCCGTAGTATTGCCAGTTAGCCTTGTTTGGAAAGCTCGTCGTGCCCACGCTAATTTGCCATACAAAGTGTGGGGAGGAAATCTGACTTTAATTATCGTATTGGTATTAGGCGTGATCATTACATCCATTCCATTTGCGATTCGTGCGGGTTATTTACCCTTTGTTGTAGGTTAA
- the atpD gene encoding F0F1 ATP synthase subunit beta, giving the protein MSAGKIVQIIGAVIDVEFPQDAVPKVYDALKVESGLTLEVQQQLGGGVVRCIALGTSDGLKRGLKVENTNNPIQVPVGTKTLGRIMNVLGEPIDEQGAIGEEERWAIHRSAPSYEEQSNSTELLETGIKVIDLICPFAKGGKVGLFGGAGVGKTVNMMELIRNIAIEHSGYSVFAGVGERTREGNDFYHEMKDSNVLDKVSLVYGQMNEPPGNRLRVALTGLTMAEKFRDEGRDVLFFVDNIYRYTLAGTEVSALLGRMPSAVGYQPTLAEEMGVLQERITSTKTGSITSVQAVYVPADDLTDPSPATTFAHLDSTVVLSRQIASLGIYPAVDPLDSTSRQLDPLVVGQEHYDVARGVQGILQRYKELKDIIAILGMDELSEEDKLVVARARKIERFLSQPFFVAEVFTGSPGKYVTLKDTIRGFKGILDGEYDHIPEQAFYMVGSIDEVLEKAKNM; this is encoded by the coding sequence ATGTCAGCAGGAAAAATTGTACAAATCATCGGTGCGGTGATTGATGTTGAATTTCCACAAGATGCGGTGCCAAAAGTTTACGATGCATTAAAAGTTGAATCAGGTTTAACACTTGAGGTGCAACAACAATTAGGTGGCGGAGTAGTTCGTTGTATTGCATTGGGTACATCTGATGGTTTAAAACGTGGCTTAAAAGTAGAAAACACAAATAACCCAATTCAAGTACCAGTAGGCACAAAAACACTTGGTCGTATTATGAATGTGTTGGGCGAACCAATTGACGAACAAGGAGCAATTGGTGAAGAAGAGCGTTGGGCTATCCACCGTTCGGCACCGAGCTATGAAGAACAATCAAACAGTACGGAATTATTAGAAACTGGTATCAAAGTGATCGACTTAATTTGTCCATTCGCAAAAGGTGGTAAAGTTGGTTTATTCGGCGGTGCAGGTGTAGGTAAAACCGTAAATATGATGGAGTTGATTCGTAATATTGCGATTGAGCATTCAGGTTACTCTGTATTTGCGGGTGTAGGCGAACGTACTCGTGAAGGTAATGACTTCTATCATGAAATGAAAGATTCTAACGTATTAGATAAAGTATCTTTGGTTTATGGTCAAATGAACGAGCCACCAGGTAACCGTTTACGTGTTGCATTGACTGGTTTAACTATGGCTGAAAAATTCCGTGATGAAGGTCGAGATGTATTATTCTTTGTGGATAATATCTATCGTTATACCCTTGCTGGTACGGAAGTATCTGCGTTATTAGGTCGTATGCCATCCGCGGTAGGTTACCAACCGACATTGGCAGAAGAAATGGGTGTGTTACAAGAACGTATCACTTCAACCAAAACAGGTTCTATCACTTCTGTGCAAGCGGTGTACGTACCAGCGGATGACTTAACTGACCCATCTCCAGCAACAACTTTCGCACATTTAGACTCAACTGTTGTATTAAGTCGTCAAATCGCATCTTTAGGTATTTACCCTGCAGTTGATCCATTAGATTCAACTTCACGTCAGTTAGACCCGCTTGTTGTTGGTCAAGAACATTATGATGTTGCTCGTGGTGTACAAGGTATTTTACAACGTTATAAAGAATTGAAAGATATTATCGCAATTCTTGGTATGGATGAATTATCTGAAGAAGATAAACTAGTGGTAGCACGTGCACGTAAAATTGAACGTTTCTTATCACAACCATTCTTTGTTGCAGAAGTCTTCACAGGTTCACCAGGTAAATACGTGACATTAAAAGACACCATCCGTGGCTTCAAAGGTATCTTAGATGGCGAATATGACCATATTCCTGAACAAGCGTTCTATATGGTTGGTTCAATCGATGAAGTGTTAGAAAAAGCCAAAAATATGTAA
- the hisH gene encoding imidazole glycerol phosphate synthase subunit HisH yields the protein MTNITIIDTGCANLSSVKFAFDRLGYNTEITFDLNKIKSADKLILPGVGTANAAMYNLQERQLIETIQNLTQPVLGICLGMQLMTEFSEEGNVPTLNLISGKTNRIPDTGLPLPQMGWNRVQFVKNCPLFDGIVQNSHFYFVHSYAVSPNEHSVAISNYGVNFSAAIAKENFYGVQFHPERSGKNGALLLKNFVEKVPF from the coding sequence ATGACAAACATCACGATTATAGACACAGGTTGTGCCAACCTTTCTTCTGTAAAATTCGCCTTTGACCGATTAGGTTACAATACCGAGATCACTTTTGATCTCAATAAAATCAAATCTGCCGATAAGCTGATTTTACCTGGCGTAGGCACTGCAAATGCAGCAATGTATAATTTACAAGAACGTCAATTGATCGAAACCATTCAAAATCTAACTCAACCAGTGCTAGGAATTTGTTTGGGTATGCAGTTAATGACCGAATTTTCCGAAGAGGGTAATGTGCCGACCTTAAACCTAATAAGCGGAAAAACTAATCGAATTCCCGATACGGGTTTACCGTTACCTCAAATGGGATGGAATCGCGTGCAATTTGTAAAAAACTGTCCGTTATTTGATGGTATTGTGCAAAATAGTCACTTCTATTTTGTGCATAGTTATGCAGTTAGCCCGAATGAACATTCGGTGGCAATAAGCAATTATGGTGTGAATTTTTCTGCTGCGATAGCGAAAGAGAATTTTTACGGTGTACAATTTCATCCCGAACGTTCGGGTAAAAATGGTGCGTTGTTGCTAAAAAATTTTGTGGAAAAAGTACCGTTTTAA
- the hisF gene encoding imidazole glycerol phosphate synthase subunit HisF: MLAKRIIPCLDVRDGQVVKGVQFRNHEIIGDIVPLAQRYAQEGADELVFYDITASSDGRTVDKSWVERIAQVIDIPFCVAGGIKTIEDAEKLFAFGADKISINSPALADPTLISRLADRFGVQAIVVGIDSWFEQETGKYWVNQYTGDETRTRQTHWQLLDWVKEVQQCGAGEIVLNMMNQDGLRNGYDLAQLKLVRGVCRVPLIASGGAGKMVHFRDAFIEAKVDGALAASVFHKQIIEIGELKSYLVQSAIEIRSE, translated from the coding sequence ATGTTGGCAAAACGGATAATTCCTTGTTTGGATGTACGTGATGGACAGGTGGTAAAAGGGGTACAATTCCGTAACCACGAAATTATTGGCGATATTGTGCCACTTGCTCAACGCTATGCGCAAGAAGGAGCTGATGAATTGGTATTTTATGATATTACGGCTTCATCAGACGGTCGTACCGTGGATAAAAGTTGGGTAGAACGAATCGCTCAGGTAATTGATATTCCGTTTTGCGTAGCAGGTGGGATTAAAACCATTGAAGATGCGGAAAAATTGTTTGCATTTGGGGCGGATAAAATTTCGATTAATTCCCCTGCTCTCGCTGATCCAACGCTCATTTCTCGCTTAGCAGATCGTTTTGGCGTACAAGCGATTGTAGTAGGTATTGATAGTTGGTTTGAACAGGAAACAGGTAAGTATTGGGTAAACCAATATACAGGCGATGAAACACGTACCCGACAAACTCATTGGCAGTTGTTAGATTGGGTAAAAGAAGTACAACAATGCGGTGCAGGAGAAATCGTGCTAAATATGATGAATCAAGATGGTTTACGAAACGGGTACGATTTAGCCCAGCTCAAGCTGGTGCGAGGAGTATGTAGAGTACCTCTAATTGCATCTGGCGGTGCGGGTAAAATGGTACATTTTCGTGATGCTTTTATTGAAGCAAAAGTAGATGGGGCATTAGCTGCCAGCGTATTCCATAAACAGATTATTGAAATTGGCGAGTTAAAATCCTACCTTGTGCAATCAGCCATCGAGATTCGGAGTGAATAA
- the hisIE gene encoding bifunctional phosphoribosyl-AMP cyclohydrolase/phosphoribosyl-ATP diphosphatase HisIE — translation MNITKIDWQKVNGLLPVIIQNISTREVLMLGYMNEEALTKTIKERKVTFFSRTKQRLWTKGEISGNFLNVEEMSLDCDNDTLLILVDPIGATCHTGEYSCFHQFTSPQSENKKQQFANWAWFIKLEQHLKEKKNADPSNSYTATLHAKGTKKIAQKVGEEGVETALAAVAQDKAEVISEATDLVYHLTVLLHNQDLQWYEIIAKLQERHQGIGLHPEGGNK, via the coding sequence ATGAATATTACTAAAATAGACTGGCAAAAAGTTAATGGTCTTCTTCCTGTTATTATTCAAAATATAAGTACTCGTGAGGTACTAATGCTTGGCTATATGAATGAAGAAGCCCTTACAAAAACCATCAAAGAACGTAAAGTAACTTTCTTCTCTCGTACCAAACAACGATTATGGACAAAAGGAGAAATCTCGGGCAATTTTTTAAATGTGGAAGAAATGAGCTTAGATTGCGATAACGACACTTTGCTCATTTTAGTTGATCCCATTGGGGCAACTTGCCACACAGGTGAATACAGCTGCTTCCATCAATTTACCTCTCCACAATCAGAGAACAAGAAGCAACAATTTGCAAATTGGGCGTGGTTTATAAAATTAGAACAACATTTAAAAGAAAAGAAAAATGCAGATCCTTCTAATTCTTATACTGCAACATTACACGCAAAAGGTACCAAAAAAATCGCCCAAAAAGTGGGGGAAGAAGGTGTGGAAACTGCCTTGGCTGCGGTCGCACAAGATAAAGCGGAAGTCATTTCTGAAGCTACAGATTTGGTCTATCACTTAACCGTATTATTACACAATCAAGATCTTCAGTGGTACGAAATTATCGCAAAACTACAAGAACGCCATCAAGGGATTGGATTACATCCAGAAGGAGGAAATAAATAA
- the hisD gene encoding histidinol dehydrogenase: MQTIIWNHLSETEKRKVIMRPVQQNGENIQQAVNAIRENVAYNGDRALFELCEKFDGVKLDKLIVSADEIQAASSRISVKLRNAIEQAKTNIEAFHKAQQNQEIDLEIQEGVRCQVVTRPISCVGLYIPGGSAPLFSTVLMLAIPAKIAGCKKIVLCSPPPISDEILYTAHLCGVETIYAIGGAQAVFAMAQGTESVAKVDKIFGPGNAFVTEAKRQVAQNSTAIDMPAGPSEVLVIADESADPEFVASDLLSQAEHGADSQVILVATCETLAKETALAIERQLALLPRAETARKALNHSRIFIAESLEQAVEISNEYAPEHLIVQTKNARKLLPYLDNAGSIFLGAYSPESMGDYASGTNHVLPTYGYTKTYSSLGLADFSKRMTVQELTPKGFKNLAETVEVMAEAEQLAAHKMAVSVRLAKLNI; the protein is encoded by the coding sequence ATGCAAACAATTATTTGGAATCATTTATCAGAAACTGAAAAACGCAAAGTCATTATGCGTCCAGTCCAACAAAATGGGGAAAACATTCAGCAGGCAGTTAATGCCATTCGTGAAAATGTGGCATACAATGGCGATCGGGCGTTATTTGAACTCTGTGAAAAATTTGATGGCGTGAAGTTAGATAAACTCATTGTTTCGGCAGATGAAATTCAAGCGGCAAGCAGTCGGATTTCTGTAAAACTTCGCAATGCGATTGAGCAAGCCAAAACGAACATTGAAGCCTTTCACAAAGCACAGCAAAATCAGGAAATTGACCTAGAGATCCAAGAAGGCGTGCGTTGCCAAGTTGTGACTCGTCCAATTTCTTGTGTAGGGCTTTATATTCCGGGTGGTTCAGCACCGCTGTTTTCCACCGTATTGATGTTAGCTATTCCTGCTAAAATTGCAGGTTGTAAAAAAATCGTGCTTTGTTCACCGCCACCGATCTCAGATGAAATTCTCTACACTGCTCATCTTTGCGGTGTGGAAACTATCTACGCTATAGGTGGTGCTCAAGCAGTTTTTGCGATGGCTCAAGGCACGGAAAGTGTGGCGAAAGTAGATAAAATTTTCGGACCTGGAAACGCATTTGTGACAGAAGCAAAACGTCAGGTAGCACAAAATAGTACGGCGATTGATATGCCAGCGGGACCTTCAGAAGTGTTAGTAATTGCAGATGAATCGGCAGATCCTGAATTTGTGGCAAGCGATTTACTCTCTCAAGCGGAACATGGGGCAGATAGCCAAGTGATTTTGGTGGCGACCTGTGAAACTCTGGCAAAAGAGACCGCACTTGCGATTGAACGCCAACTTGCTCTATTACCTCGTGCTGAAACCGCTCGAAAAGCGTTAAACCACAGCCGTATTTTTATAGCAGAAAGCCTTGAACAAGCGGTAGAAATTAGCAATGAATATGCCCCTGAACATTTAATTGTGCAAACAAAAAACGCCCGTAAATTATTACCATATTTAGATAACGCAGGCTCAATTTTCTTAGGTGCATATTCGCCTGAAAGTATGGGCGATTATGCCAGTGGCACAAACCACGTTTTGCCTACTTATGGTTACACCAAAACTTATTCTAGTCTAGGATTAGCTGATTTTAGTAAGCGAATGACAGTACAAGAACTCACACCAAAAGGTTTTAAAAACCTTGCTGAAACGGTGGAAGTGATGGCAGAAGCTGAGCAATTGGCAGCACATAAAATGGCAGTAAGTGTAAGATTGGCGAAACTCAATATCTAA
- the hisB gene encoding bifunctional histidinol-phosphatase/imidazoleglycerol-phosphate dehydratase HisB, producing the protein MQPTLFIDRDGTLIDEPKTDFQIDSLEKLKLEPKVIPALLRLKAKYRFVIVSNQDGLGTDAFPQTNFDKPHNVMMALFESQGITFDEVLICPHKPEENCLCRKPKIKLLDHYIRKNLFDIDRSFVIGDRETDVQLAENLGIRAIQYDPQKMNWDLIAEKLLGETVTNCGKRPPRFAEVIRQTKETDIKVQIWLDEAGVNEIKTGVGFFDHMLDQIATHGGFRMNVQCKGDLWIDEHHTVEDTALALGQALKQAIGDKRGIARFGFVLPMDECKAECALDLSGRPWIKFNACFKRDKVGDFSTELTEHFFQSLAFSMLATIHLNVTGNNDHHKIESLFKAFGRTLRQAIRIEGNEMPSSKGVL; encoded by the coding sequence ATGCAACCTACTCTTTTTATCGACCGAGACGGCACATTAATTGATGAACCAAAAACTGATTTCCAAATTGACAGTTTAGAGAAACTAAAATTAGAACCGAAAGTGATTCCCGCACTCCTCAGACTGAAAGCGAAATACCGTTTTGTGATAGTTTCTAATCAAGATGGGCTTGGTACGGATGCTTTTCCGCAAACAAATTTTGATAAGCCCCACAATGTAATGATGGCATTATTTGAATCTCAGGGCATTACCTTTGATGAAGTACTCATTTGCCCGCATAAGCCCGAAGAAAATTGTCTATGTCGCAAACCAAAAATTAAGTTGCTTGATCACTATATTCGTAAAAATTTATTCGATATTGACCGCTCTTTTGTCATTGGTGACCGAGAGACCGATGTGCAATTAGCAGAAAATCTAGGTATTCGAGCTATTCAATACGATCCACAGAAAATGAATTGGGATCTGATTGCAGAAAAATTGTTGGGGGAAACGGTCACAAACTGTGGCAAACGTCCGCCACGTTTTGCAGAAGTAATTCGTCAAACTAAAGAGACCGATATTAAAGTGCAGATTTGGCTAGATGAAGCTGGTGTAAATGAAATCAAAACTGGCGTTGGTTTTTTTGACCATATGCTCGATCAAATCGCCACACACGGTGGGTTTAGAATGAACGTGCAGTGTAAAGGCGATTTATGGATTGACGAACATCACACGGTGGAGGACACCGCTCTCGCCCTTGGACAAGCACTGAAACAAGCCATTGGTGACAAACGTGGTATTGCCCGTTTCGGCTTTGTGCTTCCAATGGACGAATGTAAAGCAGAATGTGCTTTAGATTTATCGGGCAGACCTTGGATCAAATTCAATGCCTGCTTTAAACGCGATAAAGTGGGCGATTTTAGTACGGAACTCACTGAACATTTCTTTCAATCTTTGGCATTTTCAATGCTTGCCACGATTCATTTAAATGTCACGGGTAATAACGATCATCATAAAATAGAGAGCTTATTTAAAGCCTTTGGGAGAACATTAAGACAGGCGATTCGGATTGAAGGAAATGAAATGCCAAGTTCAAAAGGAGTTTTATAG
- the hisA gene encoding 1-(5-phosphoribosyl)-5-[(5-phosphoribosylamino)methylideneamino]imidazole-4-carboxamide isomerase encodes MKQSIIIPALDLINGQVVRLHQGDYAKQTTYSDNPIKQFDNYVRQGAKQLHLVDLTGAKNPQSRQTALIGKIVEATQCKVQVGGGIRTEQDVADLLAVGANRVVIGSTAVTHRSMVKNWFIKYGAEKFVLALDVNINASGQKIVAISGWQEESGVLLETLIEDFQTVGLQQVLCTDISRDGTLTGSNIGLYQEICEKYPPIQFQSSGGIGSLADIEALKGTGVSGVIVGRALLEGKFTLSEAIKCWQNG; translated from the coding sequence ATGAAACAATCTATTATTATCCCTGCTCTTGATCTTATCAATGGTCAAGTTGTGCGGTTACACCAAGGCGATTATGCCAAGCAAACTACCTATTCTGACAATCCAATTAAGCAATTTGATAATTATGTACGTCAAGGAGCAAAACAACTACATCTAGTCGATTTAACGGGAGCGAAAAATCCCCAGTCAAGACAAACCGCACTTATTGGAAAAATCGTTGAAGCAACACAATGTAAAGTACAAGTGGGAGGAGGCATTCGTACAGAGCAAGATGTGGCAGATTTATTGGCTGTGGGTGCGAATCGCGTGGTGATTGGTTCAACCGCCGTAACTCATCGTTCAATGGTGAAAAACTGGTTCATCAAATATGGTGCGGAAAAATTTGTTCTAGCATTAGACGTGAATATTAATGCAAGCGGTCAGAAAATCGTTGCGATTAGCGGTTGGCAGGAAGAAAGTGGTGTACTATTAGAAACGTTGATCGAAGATTTCCAAACCGTTGGCTTACAACAAGTTTTATGTACCGATATTTCACGCGATGGCACCTTGACAGGTTCAAATATTGGACTTTATCAAGAAATTTGTGAGAAATATCCACCTATTCAGTTTCAATCTTCTGGAGGGATTGGTTCACTGGCTGATATTGAGGCTCTAAAAGGCACAGGTGTGTCAGGTGTAATTGTAGGTCGCGCTTTATTAGAAGGAAAATTTACGCTTTCGGAGGCAATCAAATGTTGGCAAAACGGATAA
- the hisC gene encoding histidinol-phosphate transaminase, whose protein sequence is MTITTLSRQNIQALTPYQSARKLGGNGTIWLNANEYPTSPEFQLSGKDLNRYPEPQPQRVVQAYANYAGVSTENVLVTRGGDEGIELIIHTFCEPKQDAILFCPPTYGMYAVSAETAGVLSKTVPLTDDFQLNLPEIKNHLNDVKVVFVCSPNNPTGNLLKQSDILDLLQITAGKAIVVVDEAYIEFCPEASVINLLKNYPHLAIIRTLSKAFALAGLRCGFVLANPELIDILSKVIAPYPIPVPSADLAEQALRPANIATVQALTQELLSNRQWLAKALLVLHQVEKVYESEANYLLIKCQNGQAVFKALWEQGIILRDQNKTLHLQNCIRITVGTRNECEKVVEAIKEVK, encoded by the coding sequence ATGACAATCACAACTTTATCCCGACAAAATATACAAGCCTTAACGCCATATCAATCCGCTCGAAAACTCGGCGGCAATGGTACGATTTGGCTGAATGCAAATGAATATCCAACCTCGCCTGAATTTCAGCTTTCGGGTAAGGATTTAAACCGCTACCCCGAACCTCAGCCTCAAAGAGTGGTACAGGCTTATGCGAATTATGCGGGCGTTTCAACTGAAAATGTACTCGTTACTCGTGGCGGTGATGAAGGCATTGAATTGATAATCCACACTTTTTGCGAACCCAAACAAGATGCCATTTTATTCTGTCCTCCGACTTACGGAATGTATGCAGTGAGTGCTGAAACGGCAGGTGTGCTAAGTAAGACCGTGCCTTTAACTGACGATTTTCAGCTTAATTTGCCAGAAATCAAAAATCATCTTAATGATGTAAAAGTAGTCTTTGTATGCAGCCCAAATAATCCGACAGGTAATTTGCTCAAGCAATCAGATATACTCGATCTTTTGCAAATCACGGCAGGCAAAGCGATTGTGGTGGTGGACGAAGCCTATATTGAGTTCTGTCCTGAAGCAAGCGTTATTAATTTGCTTAAAAATTACCCGCACTTAGCAATTATCCGCACGCTCTCTAAAGCCTTTGCTTTAGCTGGATTGCGTTGTGGTTTTGTGTTAGCAAACCCTGAGCTAATTGACATCTTAAGTAAGGTAATCGCTCCATATCCTATCCCTGTGCCGAGTGCTGATCTTGCGGAACAAGCGTTAAGACCTGCGAACATCGCCACTGTTCAAGCTCTCACACAAGAACTTCTTTCCAATCGTCAATGGCTTGCTAAAGCTCTTTTAGTTTTACATCAAGTGGAAAAAGTGTATGAAAGTGAAGCTAATTATCTGTTGATCAAATGTCAAAACGGGCAAGCTGTGTTTAAGGCATTGTGGGAACAAGGAATTATTTTAAGAGACCAGAATAAGACATTGCATTTACAAAATTGTATTCGCATTACTGTGGGAACAAGGAATGAGTGTGAGAAAGTTGTTGAAGCAATTAAGGAGGTAAAATGA